From the Aspergillus puulaauensis MK2 DNA, chromosome 1, nearly complete sequence genome, the window TATGTTGAATTCCCGATCTCAATACCTACAGCATGTCTATACATCTAACCAATCACCCAAGGCCATCTTGCTCTACTCAACCGGATCAAAGACGCGAACTTGATCATCAACGGCTCGTTATCTTTTCTTAATGACTGGGAGTACTTCACCAGTAACCCCGAGACAGACTTCGACCAATTAACCAGGACGGGTCCATACTCAGGAACCCTCGGTGCCTTCACAACTGGAGCTCGTCTGTCAACGCGGTATCAACATCTCCTTCCGCGGGACTCCAAGATCCGGTTCTGGGCCAGCGATTGCCAGCGCGTTATCGAGACAGCCAAGTATTTCGCATACGGCCTGCTCGGCCTGGACTGGGAGAGGGATGGGAAGGCTGAGCTAGAGGTTATCCCAGAAACATTTGATCGACGAGCCGATACACTGACGCCGGGTGATACCTGCCTGAGATATCTCGAGGACACCGAAGACGGACACGACAAGGGCGCCAACATGCTCGCGCGTTTTCAAAAGGCGTATGCCCCGGCCATAGCGGAGCGCTTAATATCTGAACAGGGGAACCAGGGTCTTGGTTCGTTGACGCCTGTTGACGTCTTCAGCATGCAGGAGATGTGCGGCTTTGAAACACTCGTACGAGGCTCAAGTCCCTGGTGTGATGTTTTCACACGCGATGACTGGGACAACTTTGAATATGCCCGAGATCTAGTGCACTACTACAGGGGTGGTCCCGGAAATCCTTATTCTGGCGCCATGGGGTGGCTTTGGTTAAATGCTACGACTGATCTTCTACAGTTGGGACCGGCGGCTGGTCCTTTATTTTTCAGCTTGTGAGTTCACACCTATCCTGCATCCCCTTCCTTCCGTCTCTGGGCAGTATGAAGATCTAATGCGTGCCCTGGTAGTGTCCACGACGGAGATATTTCTCCTTTCCTAGATGCATTGGATATCATGAAAGATCCGAAATATGACCAGGATCTCCCTACCACACACAGGGCAACGGATCGCATCTGGCGCACCTCACCGGTGCTGCCGATGGGCGGTCGCATTATCCTAGAACGTATGACTTGCTCGACGACAGAGGGTGATGGCACGGGTGGCAAGAGTGGTGTTTTTATCCGGGTCAACATAAATGATGATATAGTGCCTCTGCCGCATTGTAAGTCTGGGCCAGGGTTTTCTTGCCCTCTGGACGAGTTCAATGCACATGTGCAACGTCGCAAGCTTGAAGTTGGGGATTTTGGGAAAGTGTGTGGTCTTGATGGGGATGCTGGGCGAATAACATTTTTGCATCAGGATTAGACCCTGCAAATGGAAAATATCCTATGCATAGTTgccatatatatacacctgTTCAaaaaatttttttttaaaaaaaaaagtcaaaatgaagctcaacACAAGACATACACTGACAGGTATGGAATAGTGAAGGAAGAGATCTGCATACCGCCCACACCACGTGACTGGTATCCGGGCTAACACTGTTTATTGCGACAAAAGTTTTGGCAGCTCGCTTTCACCAGTGGCAACTGCATCGAAGCACAAATTGGCATCAGTCTTGATTTTCCTCATTTCACGGCGACTGAGCCCCGGAATATAACATTTAACATCTGTTTCCTACAACAAAATTATATTTTGAAAGCTTCTACCGCTGCTGAGGATGGAGTACCATTCTGTCCCTCTGGAGGAGCGCGCGAAAGACGACAAGGGGAATATTCTCCCCTGGGGTTATGTTTATAAAGAGTGAGTTTCCCAACACGCCTTCTTTATGTCCGATTTATAATTTATGGATTTTGAGTATATCTAACATACCTTACATTGAACAGTGAATCTCGCAACCCACGACGACCGCCCGAGGAATCAGGACCCTTCGGCAAGCGAAGAAATGCCCGCTACGAGCAGTCCCGATCACGCACTCGCACTGGAACCCCGGCAAAGAAGGAGAACCAGAATGTGGCAGAGTTTGGCCGGCTGTtcgcgcagcagcaggagcaagAAACATCACGGAACACGCTTCCCaagtcatcgtcgtcatcgaaCCTCGACAATGTCAGGAAGCAGACGGAAAAAGTTGCGACGGAGTGCATTTTATACGGATATAGGGATAAGGATTCGGAATGGAAGGTGATCGATAAGTTCGAGCGGATTTCTCGAGGCGTGATCTGTGAAGACTACCCAAGGAACGACCCGAAGACCAATGCTGGGTACTCTCAGATTCTTAGTGGTGGTGATGTGGTGATTCGGGCCAATCTGTCTGCGGATGCGAACCGCAAGTCGAAGCGATATGCGGGTGGATTTCATTGGATTAAAGTTACGTTCGATTCTTCGAATGCGGCGGACCGCGCCTGCTTCTACTCGCCGCAGGAGATTGACGGACATATTGTTTTCTGTGAGATGTATCATGGGCAAGGACCTGCGGAGGATATCCCAATCCCTCGGGGCTCGACGGAGGCGAACCGATTCATGTCAAACAACAAGCGCACATTGAGCACATCTCACTCAACAGCGTTCCTCCAgaacaaggacaaggagcgCACATCATCATTAAAGGGCGGGGAACGCGCAACATTACCCCGATCATTTGGCATAAATAACCTCGCCAGCATCGCCGATGAGGAGATAACATCCCAAGAGTCAACAAGCACAGTCAGCTCCGCAACCGCCACAGGCATCGAACAACCCATCGCCCACCAGCGAAATGTCCCCAAGGAACCGCCCACCCCGTCCGAATTCATGTCGCATGTCCCGACCGTACGTCGAACAAAACTGCGGCCAATTACCGAAGCCCTCCCGCCCGCTCCAACGGTCACTGAGCGCGTGCTCCGCTCAATCCCAATTCTTAGCTGGTTCACAGGCGACATTGTCGGCGATGGCCCGCAACTGCGGGAAGATGGAACCTTTGACTACGACAAGTCCAATGTGTACTGGCGGTTCTGGTACATGGTCGACATGATTTTGGGAACGGACATTTGCGGGTTGAGGGAAGAGTCGTGATTCTGGCATGACACCTTTCCCATCCCCCCCAACCCGCCTTCCTCCCTATCCTACTCAATTCTATACCCTGATGCTTGTATGATAGATACTATTTATGCGGAGTGTTTACCATACTGATCTGTCTGTTTTATTCCCGTACTGTTATTTTTGGATTGGGGCTTGATAGCATTCGTGGGCGTTTGTTTAGTACAGCATCGTGGAAAGATTCCAAGGAATAATCAAATCGTATTTGCCAGTGGACCTATTTATTGGCCGCGCCCCAACTTATACAATTATTTGTTACTTAATGGAAAATTGACGATTCCAAGTCAATTTCACCATTCTCAAGGTCATGCCCACTCAGAGAGGTATGAAAAAGCCATAACAAGTAGAAAAATCGAGATATTAACTCGAATCTTCCTTCCAATGCAACCAAACCAAGTACCACTCACAAGTAAGTGCTTCTTTCGTAAACGTTGATATTTTATTGATTGATTTTGCCAGACCTATTACCTTATCTCATTGCATTGCAACAAAAAATATCATCATTCGCTCACGCCGCGTGGGGAATCGACGGGTGGGATAATTTATTCAACAGTGTTCTCGAAGTTCTCGCCCTCCACTAGATCGGGGAtatcgtcctcatcctcgtccttcttgtcACCGCCCTGGGTCTTCTGCATGTTCTGGTAGCTCTCGGCGAGCTTGCGGAGGGAAGCGAGGGAGTCGGGGCCAAGCTGGTTGAGGATACCGGGGACGAGCTCGGTgagttccttctcctcgccgtTGCCGTAAAGGGCGAAGGTGTTGGAGGGGACGGAGGCGTGGACTTTATCATTTCATCTTGTTAGTTCGTTgtttctttctatttcttGCGTTTTCTCTATTCACGTCTCTGATGACTTTGACCGGGGAAGAGGTAGATGGGGGGAAGTACCCTTAGGAGCAGCGAAGTGGATGACGTTTCCGTCCTCCTTGAACATGTTGACTTcctcgatggcctggatgggcTGGACGTTCATCTTCTTGAGGGTGGCCTGGAGCTTCTTGTCGTCGGCGCCAGAGGACTTGTGGAccttcttgaccttgcggCGGGGAGTACCCTTTCCTCTGTTCAATTCATCAGCAtgcttcttcctttcctctATCCCGGTTTATTTCTCGATTGCCAGTCGTCCGAAGGCGCGTAGGAGGGGGTATAACGAGAAAATTGGAACTAAATAGGTACATACCCTATAGAGAAAACGAATGTCAGCGGATCATCATCTAGTCAATGTAGTAACAGCCAACCCATTGGAAGGCGCAGTATTTCAAAGCAGTTCAATGCACCCAATTCACCCAATTCCACCAAATATCGCGAATTTTCGACCAAAAACAGCCATTCAAAATCCCGATTTTCGATCTGGAGTCGAATTTTTACATTCCCCGCAGCATTGGAATATATCGCACCGCACCGCACAATTGCAACTGAGAGAGAAAAATTCACATACCAATCCGCACGCTCGCCTGCATCTTAGCCAACTTTGCGTGATCCATTTTGACGGTGGTTTATTTGTGGAAGGAACCTAGCGAGAACCGCAAGTCAATTATCTGAGTCCAAATGCGAGGATGTCGGACAGAGAGGGTCAAGATTGTGTGCTGTGGGAAAGGACGCCAAGACTCGGATTTCTCACGACGTCAGACGGTCGGGCGGATGGGGTCGATTGCCCGGATTcgggggggaggggaggatgatggggtgTCGAGCTggtattaattatagtacGAATGAGGGAGTATTTACCTGGAGGTTGAGGGGAGCGGAAGGTGGTGAGATGTGAGGTGAGGATGGATGCGCAAAGGTGGTGAAGTTCAGATGGTCCGAAGTTTGTGtggggagaagcagaagaatggCGAAAGCGGGCCGCATCGCTCGCTAACTCCGGCGTGAGGGTGGTGGGCTTAACTTGACTACGGCCATGGCTACGACTTATATTCTACATTGATACAAGTACCTTCTACAGTGGATTTTCGGGTTGAAATCAGTATCTACCTCGAGTATCGTGGTGATTGTGTGGGCTGTGCTTGAAAAAGAGGCTCCTCGGCTAAACCCTAACGATTCAGGCATCGACTCGCAACCGCCAGCTGCTTATGCAGAACAAGGCTGAACAACGTAGTATGACGGATCTAGGGTATTAAGGGTCTACTAGGTATATACCACATAATCAAAATGCAACTCGCCTTGGAAAACAGCCAAACTCCCTGGATCGCAGTGCCTTCTTCAATGTGGAAGCCTCAGGCAGCCAAGGCAGCCAGGTCTGGATCGGGCATTGCCGAATCAGGAAATAATCTTAGCTCGCATGGAGTATAGAGGAGCTGGGGATGAACTTTCGCCACAGATAGTTATAGTTAATGATATCGATAAGCACCCATATTCTCCAGTCCAGGGAGAGCCGTAAACGAGCGCCCGTATTACTCAGAGCGACCTCAAGCGAGATCCCGTGCTCCGTGCAGCTCGTACGCCAGGTCGTTGCTTCTCCGGCTTCCTCCAAACCCCACTCCATATCAATCAACGTATGCCGTCATCGGACCAACAACCCTCAACACAGATTACTGAACCATATCCTTTTATATTGTCAGCTTGTACTCGTGAGAAACGCTTATAGAGCTGATAGTCCTCAACCGCTCGCCGAAATGCGGTTCCTGTGTTTGCATGGCGCCAGCACAAGCGGGGAGGTACGCGCA encodes:
- a CDS encoding histidine phosphatase family protein (COG:S;~EggNog:ENOG410PI0W;~InterPro:IPR016274,IPR033379,IPR000560,IPR029033;~PFAM:PF00328;~go_function: GO:0016791 - phosphatase activity [Evidence IEA]) — protein: MSGLLSLQSSIACFFFIVAAFLGFSNESPFLRVRDCLTAQHQRHNNTGTSPYYPSWNTWFDPSRWVSDKDSPIPESDGWSLYYRLGGYGPWIEKLDGPAQGLEQPAGCHVDQVHMMARHGERYPTKSAGRRHLALLNRIKDANLIINGSLSFLNDWEYFTSNPETDFDQLTRTGPYSGTLGAFTTGARLSTRYQHLLPRDSKIRFWASDCQRVIETAKYFAYGLLGLDWERDGKAELEVIPETFDRRADTLTPGDTCLRYLEDTEDGHDKGANMLARFQKAYAPAIAERLISEQGNQGLGSLTPVDVFSMQEMCGFETLVRGSSPWCDVFTRDDWDNFEYARDLVHYYRGGPGNPYSGAMGWLWLNATTDLLQLGPAAGPLFFSFVHDGDISPFLDALDIMKDPKYDQDLPTTHRATDRIWRTSPVLPMGGRIILERMTCSTTEGDGTGGKSGVFIRVNINDDIVPLPHCKSGPGFSCPLDEFNAHVQRRKLEVGDFGKVCGLDGDAGRITFLHQD
- a CDS encoding uncharacterized protein (COG:S;~EggNog:ENOG410PI0W;~InterPro:IPR012677) — encoded protein: MEYHSVPLEERAKDDKGNILPWGYVYKDESRNPRRPPEESGPFGKRRNARYEQSRSRTRTGTPAKKENQNVAEFGRLFAQQQEQETSRNTLPKSSSSSNLDNVRKQTEKVATECILYGYRDKDSEWKVIDKFERISRGVICEDYPRNDPKTNAGYSQILSGGDVVIRANLSADANRKSKRYAGGFHWIKVTFDSSNAADRACFYSPQEIDGHIVFCEMYHGQGPAEDIPIPRGSTEANRFMSNNKRTLSTSHSTAFLQNKDKERTSSLKGGERATLPRSFGINNLASIADEEITSQESTSTVSSATATGIEQPIAHQRNVPKEPPTPSEFMSHVPTVRRTKLRPITEALPPAPTVTERVLRSIPILSWFTGDIVGDGPQLREDGTFDYDKSNVYWRFWYMVDMILGTDICGLREES
- the EGD1 gene encoding nascent polypeptide-associated complex subunit family protein (BUSCO:EOG092653SU;~COG:K;~EggNog:ENOG410PPVK;~InterPro:IPR039370,IPR038187,IPR002715;~PFAM:PF01849), with the protein product MDHAKLAKMQASVRIDDDPLTFVFSIGGKGTPRRKVKKVHKSSGADDKKLQATLKKMNVQPIQAIEEVNMFKEDGNVIHFAAPKVHASVPSNTFALYGNGEEKELTELVPGILNQLGPDSLASLRKLAESYQNMQKTQGGDKKDEDEDDIPDLVEGENFENTVE